In the Dysidea avara chromosome 14, odDysAvar1.4, whole genome shotgun sequence genome, GTGAACAGCAACATAATAAAGACTTAAGGATCCAGTTGGCAGAGAAGAACAAAAGTGGAAAAAAGTATTTTATAAAAAATGGCAGGATTGTGCAGATGGGGGGTTAAAACCTTCCCTTTTCACACATTCTATGCATCACACCCCTACTAGTATGGCTTTAAACTGTTTTTTGACCAATACTCAAAGTATTTCAAATAAACTATCTGAGCTTTGAGCCCTGGTGACTCATTCTGATTATCATGTGATAGGTATAACAGAATCATGGTGTAATGACTCTATCAGTGACGGTGAATTGTGTTTGAAGGGTTACAATCTTTTTCATGCTGATAAAATGTCTGGAACTGGTGGTGGCGTCTTACTGTATCTGCATGAGTCTTTACCGGCCACATTGTGTATTCCTTTAATGGACCTTCATGTTGATGATTCACTGTGGTGTAGTCTCAAGTTGAGGGGCAATGAACTGCTCCTTGTTGGTATTGTTTACCATTCTCCATCCTCGAGTGACGTCAATAATTGTAGATTACTATCTTCCATTAGAAGTATTAATGAACTTAACTTTTCTCAAGTTCTACTCATTGGAGATTTTAACATTCCTGGCATCAATTGGGAGGACTTAGACTATGCAGGGAATGCATCATCCCTAGCTGCTGACTTACTTGATGCTACTAATGATGCTTATCTATTTCAGCATGTGACTGGTTTTACTCGTCATAAAAGTGGTCAAAAATCCTCTCTTCTTGATTTAGTGTTTACTTTCGATATTAACTTCATTCAATTTGTATAACACCACTCTCCGTTGGGTTCTAGTTACCATGACTGTTTGACATGGCAGTATGAATGTTTGTTTGACAACCCAACTGCTGAGAGTCTACCGTGTACTTACAACTACTGGAAAGGAAATTACTTGGCTATGTGTAAAGAATTTAATGAAATTAATTGGGACCTGTTACTCAGCAATGATACTATTGATATCAATTGGAACCTCTTTAAGGAAAAGGTTACGTCTGATGTCGATAAATACGTTCCAAAAGTTGCTAAAAAAATTCCATCAAATTAACCTCCATAATGGTCTAGCTCACTTGCAAAAGCGATCAAGCAGAAATAGCAGTTATACTCCACATTTAAATATACTCACCAACCCTCTGACTATGCTGCATATACCATTAAAAGAAACAAAGTAAAGTCCATGGCAAGAGCTGCACAGGCTAAACATGACCAACAATTAATTGATAAATTTCATGCTAATCCCAAGGCTCTGTATGGCTATGAGGGACAAATCTGGGCTAAAACCCAAAATTGGTCAAGTTGCTAAAACTGATGGTACCCTTACTGGAAATGATGGAGAAACTGCTGAAGTCCTTAACAACTTCTTCCACTCAGTGTTTACAAATGAGTGTGGTGCTACCGAAATCCTCCCTTCTAATGCTGATCAATTGTCTGACATATGTATGACAGAAATTGAGGTCTTTGAGGCACTGGCATCATTAAAACCTAATAAAGCCCCTGGACCACACAACATACATTCACAGGTACTAAAGAATTGTGCTGAAAGATTAGCTAAaccattatttttattgtttacaCAATCTATAAGTACTGGTATACTTCCTAGTGACTGGAGAAGAGTAAACATAACACCTATCTGTAAAAAGGGCTCCAAAATCAGCCCTGAAAACTACAGACCTATTAGTTTGACATCTCAGGTAATAAAGGTTCTGGAAACTTTGATTAAGTCTAAAATGATGACGTTTTTGGACGAAAATAAAGTTATTGCTAATTGCCAACATGGTTTTATTAAAAAGAAATCTTGTTTTACCAATCTTTTGATGACTCTCGTGGATTGGACTATTGCAGTTGACCAGGGCTATGGAGTTGACGTTGCCTACCTTGATTTCAGTAAGGCGTTTGACTCAGTGCCACATCAAAGGCATCTTCAGAAGTTAGCTAGTTATGGATTTAGTGGCAGGCTGCTGTCTTGGCTTAAGGGATTCCTCTCGGATCGCTACCAGAGAGTCATTTTGAATGAGTTCTCTTCAAGTTGGTGTGCTGTGACAAGCGGTGTTCCCCAGGAATCTGCCCTGGGGCcactattatttacattatatATTAATGACATACCGAACATCGTTCATACTGACTTGAGTCTTTGCTGACGATTCTAAGGTCTATACAGTTATTAAGACCCTTGAGGATACCCACAAGCTACAGGCAGACCTTGACAGTATTCAAAACTGGTGTCATATATGGTTGTCAAGACTAAATTTACAGAAATGTAAAGATATGCATGTGGGATATTCTCACATTGTTGCTGAATATGTTCTGTGTGACAATTCTGGTGAACATATTAAGCTGACAGAAGTTGACCAAGAGAAAGATATTGGGGTCTGGATTACCAGTGACCTTAAATCATCTCTGCATTGTTCTAAGGCAGTGGCATCTGCTATGAGAGTTCTCTCCATGATTAGAAGGACATTTGCCAACATTTCAAAAGACCTATTTGTGTTTCTTTATAAGACATATGTTAGGCCGCACTTGGAATACTGTGCATCTATATGGAGTCCCAGTCTTGCTAAAGATATTGACGTATTGGAGAAAGTCCAAAAGCGGGCTACAAAGATGGTTAGGGGCCTTGGACACTTGCCA is a window encoding:
- the LOC136243995 gene encoding uncharacterized protein is translated as MHVGYSHIVAEYVLCDNSGEHIKLTEVDQEKDIGVWITSDLKSSLHCSKAVASAMRVLSMIRRTFANISKDLFVFLYKTYVRPHLEYCASIWSPSLAKDIDVLEKVQKRATKMVRGLGHLPYEQRLKSLDFYTLFRRRQRGDLIEIFKILNGYYQELITLGIMR